One region of Deinococcus aerolatus genomic DNA includes:
- a CDS encoding putative bifunctional diguanylate cyclase/phosphodiesterase — protein MQGVNQAAEHLLGFDRSHLLDRRFLQFIGPEHRAEFSRLIETLPHAVAHASGLFSVIHSSGGRLQVQLQALTLPDSPQDQPTFLLTLTNLTPLLAAQEAMQALNSTLEDRARESTQQLRGLADQFKYQARHDALTGLHNRAAFEEDLALALEELHERAEAFAVLFCDIDRFKRINDSLGHPAGDQVLQELARRLRTVIRPADHVARLGGDEFAVLLHGVTDQVLVSQTVTQLEEALGVPFDVSGQELFIQVGSGVLLVTAEYHSSKEILKDVDLALYQAKRGGSAGTRLFEPSMRNESQGHLELEADLRYALQRDELVVHYQPIVALRGGHLLGVEALIRWRHPQRGLLPADAFVPLAEELGLIGQFDAWVLQTAVRQLAGWPVDCALDRPLWLKVNVSAAHLKQVAAVTAPLSSSSLPAPWQVLIEITERVLTHPADTDAATLQTLRAAGVELVVDDFGIGASSLSSLHRFPLRMVKIDCSFVASLDQNRELVRTIGVIGRSLGLTVVAEGIEIEVQRAHLTQLGLTVGQGYLFARPLPAEQLGAHLHSTLKFP, from the coding sequence ATCCAGGGCGTCAATCAGGCCGCAGAACACCTGCTCGGCTTTGACCGGAGTCACCTGCTCGACCGGCGCTTCTTGCAGTTTATTGGCCCGGAGCACCGGGCGGAGTTCAGTCGCCTGATTGAGACGTTGCCGCATGCGGTGGCTCACGCCTCCGGGCTGTTCAGCGTGATCCATTCCAGCGGCGGGCGGTTACAGGTGCAGTTGCAGGCCCTGACCCTGCCCGATTCACCACAGGACCAGCCCACCTTCCTGCTGACGCTCACGAACCTGACGCCGCTGCTGGCGGCCCAGGAGGCCATGCAGGCCCTGAACTCCACGCTGGAAGACCGGGCGCGCGAGAGCACGCAGCAGCTCCGGGGGCTGGCAGATCAGTTCAAATATCAGGCGCGGCATGACGCCTTGACCGGCCTGCACAACCGGGCTGCGTTCGAGGAAGATCTGGCGCTGGCATTGGAAGAACTCCATGAGAGGGCAGAAGCGTTCGCGGTGCTGTTTTGCGACATCGACCGGTTTAAACGGATCAACGACAGTCTGGGCCATCCGGCTGGGGATCAGGTGCTCCAAGAACTGGCCCGCCGTCTGCGGACCGTCATCCGGCCCGCCGATCACGTGGCGAGACTGGGCGGCGACGAGTTTGCGGTCCTGCTGCATGGTGTGACAGATCAGGTGCTGGTGTCCCAGACCGTCACCCAGTTGGAAGAGGCGCTCGGGGTCCCGTTCGATGTGAGCGGTCAGGAGTTGTTTATTCAGGTGGGGAGTGGGGTCTTACTGGTCACCGCCGAGTACCACTCTTCAAAAGAGATCCTCAAAGACGTGGATCTGGCGCTGTACCAGGCCAAGCGGGGTGGGTCAGCGGGCACCCGTCTGTTCGAGCCGTCGATGCGGAACGAGTCGCAGGGACATCTGGAACTGGAAGCTGACCTGCGGTACGCCCTGCAGCGCGACGAACTGGTGGTGCACTATCAACCCATTGTGGCCCTGCGAGGTGGGCATCTCCTTGGCGTCGAAGCCCTGATTCGCTGGCGGCATCCGCAGCGGGGCCTGCTGCCAGCGGACGCGTTTGTCCCCCTGGCTGAAGAATTGGGGCTGATCGGGCAGTTCGATGCATGGGTGCTCCAGACTGCGGTGCGGCAACTGGCTGGGTGGCCGGTGGACTGTGCCCTGGACCGCCCACTGTGGCTGAAAGTCAACGTCTCGGCGGCCCATCTGAAGCAGGTCGCCGCCGTCACGGCGCCGCTCAGCAGCTCGTCCCTGCCCGCACCCTGGCAGGTCCTGATCGAAATCACGGAACGGGTACTGACCCATCCGGCGGACACTGACGCTGCCACACTACAAACCTTGCGCGCTGCAGGCGTGGAACTGGTGGTGGACGACTTCGGGATCGGGGCCTCGTCCTTGAGTAGTCTGCACCGCTTTCCCCTGCGAATGGTCAAAATCGACTGCTCATTCGTGGCCTCGCTCGACCAGAATCGGGAGCTGGTCCGGACGATCGGCGTGATCGGACGTTCACTTGGCTTGACCGTGGTAGCGGAAGGCATCGAGATCGAAGTGCAGCGCGCCCACCTGACCCAGCTGGGCCTGACCGTCGGCCAGGGATACCTCTTTGCCCGGCCGCTACCTGCTGAGCAATTGGGCGCACACCTTCACTCGACGTTGAAGTTCCCCTGA
- a CDS encoding response regulator — protein sequence MSLPRHYLLVDDNLQDRMLAQEAFELLCPACILICVESGAAALDFLQSGLVQPDVVLLDLNMPGMNGFEVLQEMKRDARLVRIPVVILTTSGVQKDIEQAYTLHASSYLVKSASFTSFLQQLERVLEYWRTSRTASSSA from the coding sequence ATGAGTCTGCCCCGACACTACCTCCTGGTGGATGACAACCTGCAAGACCGCATGCTGGCGCAGGAAGCGTTCGAGCTGCTGTGCCCGGCGTGCATCCTGATCTGTGTCGAGAGTGGCGCGGCCGCCCTGGATTTCCTGCAGAGCGGTCTGGTCCAGCCGGATGTGGTGCTGCTGGACCTCAACATGCCAGGCATGAACGGCTTCGAGGTGCTTCAGGAGATGAAGAGGGACGCGAGACTGGTCCGGATTCCCGTGGTGATCCTGACTACGTCTGGTGTCCAGAAGGACATCGAGCAGGCGTACACCCTGCACGCCAGTTCGTACCTCGTGAAGTCCGCCAGCTTTACCAGTTTTCTGCAGCAACTGGAGAGGGTCCTGGAGTACTGGCGAACCAGTCGCACGGCGTCTTCCTCAGCGTAG
- a CDS encoding GGDEF domain-containing protein has protein sequence MERLVQELMRVERNSAHLAVMFVDLDDFKCVNDSLGYAAGDAVLREIAERMQRALRPRETIARVGGDEFVVVAADLQGAPHAARVARQVQEAVMRPICVAGEEVTVGCSVGISLSSQDGTQADDLLRLADLAMYEIKKEGKSAVHFYSPNRPSQT, from the coding sequence ATGGAGCGCCTCGTCCAGGAACTGATGCGTGTCGAGCGCAATAGCGCGCATCTGGCGGTGATGTTCGTCGATCTCGATGACTTCAAATGCGTGAACGACTCGCTTGGTTACGCCGCCGGAGACGCCGTACTGAGAGAAATCGCCGAGCGGATGCAACGTGCCTTGCGGCCCCGTGAAACGATCGCCCGGGTGGGCGGTGACGAGTTTGTGGTGGTGGCGGCGGATCTGCAGGGCGCGCCGCATGCCGCGCGTGTGGCGAGGCAGGTTCAGGAGGCCGTTATGAGGCCCATCTGCGTGGCGGGTGAAGAAGTGACTGTGGGATGCAGTGTCGGAATCAGCCTGTCATCGCAAGATGGCACGCAGGCAGATGACCTGTTGAGGCTCGCGGACCTGGCCATGTATGAGATCAAGAAAGAAGGCAAGAGTGCCGTGCACTTCTACTCGCCCAACAGACCCAGCCAGACCTGA
- a CDS encoding MFS transporter yields MLLGLGFGLINTPFQMLLHRRVLEAYLGRIFNVLGMVSGVGMPLSLLLVSPVLDRLPPPLWFGVVALAQGLSGVVWIWEVRIEGHQHTVKADAVGS; encoded by the coding sequence GTGCTGCTGGGACTGGGGTTTGGCCTGATCAACACGCCATTTCAGATGCTGCTGCATCGACGCGTTCTGGAAGCTTATCTGGGACGCATCTTCAACGTGCTGGGGATGGTGTCGGGTGTTGGGATGCCGCTGAGCCTGCTGCTGGTCTCGCCCGTGCTGGACCGACTTCCGCCGCCGCTGTGGTTCGGGGTGGTGGCGCTGGCCCAGGGTTTAAGCGGGGTGGTCTGGATTTGGGAAGTCCGCATAGAGGGGCATCAGCACACAGTGAAGGCTGATGCGGTGGGATCTTGA
- a CDS encoding helix-turn-helix domain-containing protein, whose protein sequence is MRWDLEAEHLEQGESRASLGRDFGLSRETVYQYL, encoded by the coding sequence ATGCGGTGGGATCTTGAGGCTGAGCACTTGGAGCAGGGCGAGTCTAGGGCAAGCCTGGGCCGGGACTTCGGCCTCAGCCGGGAGACCGTCTACCAGTACCTGTAG
- a CDS encoding GH1 family beta-glucosidase has protein sequence MTQPNPKNFPPRFTWGVATSSYQIEGAAHEDGRSPSIWDTFCATPGKVLNGENGDVACDHYHRLDRDLDLIQSLGVNAYRFSVAWPRIVPGGRGATNQAGLDFYSRVVDGLLARDITPWLTLYHWDLPQVLQDRGGWPARDTALAFGDYAEVVTTALGDRVKHWITINEPWVAAFMGYGNGIHAPGHTNLAESFAASHHLLLAHGLGVQAVRKNVPDAQVGITLNLAAAYPATDSEMDKAAAHRQDGFANRWYLDPVFGRGYPRDFVELLGDASPQAQGLVLPGDLDLIGVVSDFLGVNMYSRSVVEDAPDDGWLRARGLRVEGSEYTGFDWEVAPQSLTDLMLRLQKDYNPVAIYITENGASYPDTVNADGNVQDEARTRYFQQHLAALGDAITDGAKVTGYFAWSLMDNFEWAEGYDKRFGIVYVDFETQARTLKQSGQWYRDFLARAQEGQPVTLPRFPAPT, from the coding sequence ATGACCCAGCCCAATCCCAAAAACTTCCCACCTCGCTTCACCTGGGGTGTCGCCACCAGCAGCTATCAGATTGAGGGGGCGGCCCACGAAGACGGCAGAAGCCCCAGCATCTGGGACACCTTCTGCGCCACGCCGGGCAAAGTGCTGAACGGTGAAAACGGCGACGTGGCCTGTGACCATTACCACCGCCTGGACCGTGATCTGGACCTGATTCAAAGCCTGGGCGTCAACGCTTACCGCTTCAGCGTAGCGTGGCCGCGCATCGTTCCTGGCGGACGTGGAGCCACCAACCAGGCCGGGCTGGACTTTTACAGCCGAGTGGTGGACGGCCTCCTGGCCCGCGACATCACGCCCTGGCTGACGCTATACCACTGGGACTTGCCACAGGTCTTGCAAGACAGGGGCGGCTGGCCTGCCCGCGACACGGCCCTGGCGTTCGGCGACTACGCGGAGGTTGTCACCACGGCGCTGGGGGACCGCGTCAAGCACTGGATCACCATCAACGAGCCTTGGGTGGCCGCGTTCATGGGCTACGGCAACGGCATCCACGCGCCGGGCCACACCAACTTGGCCGAGAGTTTCGCCGCGTCACACCATCTGCTGCTGGCGCACGGGCTGGGCGTGCAGGCGGTACGCAAGAATGTGCCAGACGCACAGGTGGGCATCACCCTGAATCTGGCAGCGGCATATCCGGCAACGGACAGCGAGATGGATAAAGCGGCGGCCCACCGTCAGGATGGCTTTGCCAATCGCTGGTATCTGGATCCTGTCTTCGGGCGCGGCTACCCGCGCGACTTCGTGGAACTGCTGGGCGACGCCAGCCCGCAGGCACAGGGGCTGGTGCTGCCCGGCGATCTGGACTTGATCGGTGTGGTGTCCGATTTCCTGGGCGTCAACATGTATTCTCGCAGTGTGGTGGAAGACGCCCCCGACGACGGCTGGCTGAGGGCCAGGGGGCTGCGTGTGGAGGGCAGCGAGTACACCGGCTTTGACTGGGAGGTGGCTCCGCAGAGCCTGACCGACTTGATGCTGCGGCTGCAAAAGGATTACAACCCGGTCGCCATTTACATCACCGAAAACGGCGCGTCGTACCCGGACACCGTGAACGCCGATGGCAACGTGCAGGACGAGGCGCGAACCCGGTATTTCCAGCAGCATCTCGCCGCACTGGGAGACGCCATTACAGACGGTGCGAAAGTAACTGGGTATTTCGCGTGGTCTTTGATGGACAATTTCGAGTGGGCAGAAGGGTACGACAAGCGCTTCGGCATCGTGTATGTGGACTTTGAGACCCAGGCGCGAACCCTGAAGCAGTCCGGGCAGTGGTATAGGGACTTCCTTGCCCGCGCACAGGAGGGGCAGCCCGTGACCTTGCCCCGCTTTCCGGCGCCAACCTGA